A genomic segment from Pistricoccus aurantiacus encodes:
- a CDS encoding heavy metal translocating P-type ATPase — protein sequence MERRVKYAAELDALQESGHALLSIEGLWCPSCAAATQQVIQRTPGVSEVGVSFATSTALVRWDPARLQLRELARRVRRLGYRLGPPMSAEETLSRIDRHVEGLGIRLALAAFFGMWTMLLSLLLYIDSGGIATSSGGWWIALGAGIASLPVLAFTGGPILLAGWRTLRTGVPGMDTLVGIGTLAALMLSIWQLYQGQAHVYFDTAVMLVSLLTLGRFIETRTLRHAAQAINALQDTLPETADWRQENGEWHRVNANQVPPGALIRIAAGQRVPLDGRLTEGSTQLGRAVLTGESLPVAAAPGDTVEAGCVNLVSPIVLCVEAGVGQRRIDRIGARIAEAAGAKGDTQRLADSVARWVVPVALTLALLTGLVCLLISLPVQEAVLRAVSVLVVACPCAVGIAVPVAYVAAASQAARQGILFRHPAALETLARVDRILFDKTGTLTEGRLGLLRIERRADCSLDNATLIALAARAEQGVDHPIAWALHAAAGESLAAVAEAPAQRHQRGVSREDSRWGKILVGSRAFLRQQGVACNDEDTPETTSSDIQLRVELAMAGRWLATLVLEDRLREDAPAAIQRLHHHGIECAIVTGDAQAPAQKVAARLGIPEQRVYADCTPEAKALIVKHTRGIVAFAGDGINDGPALAQAAIGISVAEASSTATAAASVAIANGGISRIAEARDIARRAYHVMRQNLAFALIYNAFGLSLAAFGAIPPVVAAIAMAMSSLTVVANASRLTSSLGAEDFAPSN from the coding sequence ATGGAGCGCCGCGTCAAGTACGCCGCCGAACTCGACGCCCTGCAGGAAAGCGGGCACGCGCTGCTTTCCATCGAGGGGCTATGGTGCCCCAGCTGCGCCGCCGCCACGCAGCAGGTAATTCAGCGAACCCCGGGGGTCAGCGAAGTCGGCGTCAGCTTCGCCACCTCCACCGCCCTGGTGCGCTGGGATCCGGCGCGTCTGCAACTGCGTGAGTTGGCTCGTCGGGTCCGTCGGCTCGGCTATCGTCTGGGGCCACCGATGAGCGCGGAGGAAACCCTCTCGCGTATCGACCGCCATGTCGAAGGGCTCGGTATCCGCCTGGCCCTGGCGGCCTTCTTCGGCATGTGGACCATGCTGCTGTCGCTACTGCTGTATATCGACAGCGGCGGTATCGCCACTTCCTCCGGTGGCTGGTGGATCGCCCTGGGCGCCGGTATCGCGTCGCTTCCCGTATTGGCCTTCACCGGCGGGCCGATCCTGCTGGCGGGCTGGCGTACCCTGCGCACCGGCGTGCCGGGCATGGATACCCTGGTCGGCATCGGCACCCTCGCCGCCTTGATGCTGTCGATCTGGCAGCTCTACCAAGGCCAGGCTCACGTCTACTTCGATACCGCGGTGATGCTGGTCAGTCTGTTGACCCTGGGACGATTCATCGAGACCCGCACCCTGCGCCACGCGGCTCAGGCCATCAACGCCCTGCAGGACACTCTGCCGGAAACCGCCGATTGGCGGCAAGAAAACGGTGAGTGGCATAGGGTGAATGCGAACCAGGTGCCACCCGGAGCGCTGATTCGCATTGCCGCGGGTCAGCGAGTGCCGCTGGATGGCCGCCTGACGGAAGGCAGCACTCAACTGGGTCGCGCGGTACTTACCGGCGAATCGCTACCGGTGGCCGCCGCTCCCGGAGACACCGTCGAAGCGGGCTGCGTCAATCTGGTCAGCCCGATCGTTCTATGCGTCGAGGCCGGCGTCGGACAGCGGCGTATCGACCGTATCGGCGCGCGCATCGCCGAGGCGGCGGGCGCCAAGGGGGATACCCAGCGCCTGGCGGACAGCGTCGCCCGCTGGGTGGTGCCGGTGGCACTGACCCTCGCCCTCCTGACCGGCCTTGTCTGCCTGCTGATCAGCCTGCCCGTTCAAGAGGCGGTGCTGAGAGCGGTTTCCGTGCTGGTGGTGGCCTGCCCCTGCGCGGTGGGCATCGCCGTGCCGGTAGCCTATGTCGCCGCCGCCAGCCAGGCCGCCCGCCAGGGCATTCTGTTTCGTCATCCCGCGGCCCTGGAAACCCTGGCGCGAGTCGACAGGATACTTTTCGACAAGACCGGCACCCTCACGGAAGGTCGGCTCGGGCTGCTGCGTATCGAAAGACGCGCCGACTGTTCTCTCGATAACGCTACCCTGATCGCCCTGGCCGCCCGGGCGGAACAAGGGGTGGATCATCCCATTGCCTGGGCGCTACACGCCGCCGCTGGCGAAAGTCTTGCAGCGGTTGCGGAGGCTCCTGCCCAGCGCCACCAGCGCGGGGTAAGCCGCGAGGATTCCCGCTGGGGAAAAATTCTTGTGGGTAGCCGCGCCTTCCTGCGCCAGCAAGGCGTCGCCTGTAACGACGAAGATACTCCTGAGACGACGAGTTCCGACATTCAGCTGCGCGTCGAACTGGCGATGGCGGGACGATGGCTGGCGACTCTGGTACTGGAGGATCGCCTGCGGGAAGACGCACCGGCGGCGATACAACGCCTGCATCATCATGGCATAGAATGCGCTATCGTCACCGGCGACGCCCAGGCTCCCGCGCAAAAAGTCGCTGCCAGGCTCGGTATCCCGGAACAACGGGTCTACGCCGATTGCACCCCGGAAGCCAAGGCTTTGATCGTCAAGCATACTCGAGGCATCGTTGCCTTTGCCGGCGATGGCATCAACGACGGCCCGGCGCTGGCCCAGGCGGCAATCGGCATTTCCGTGGCGGAAGCCAGCAGCACCGCCACCGCCGCGGCCAGCGTGGCCATCGCCAATGGGGGCATCAGCCGAATCGCCGAGGCCAGAGACATTGCCCGGCGCGCCTATCACGTCATGCGTCAGAACCTGGCCTTCGCGCTGATCTATAACGCCTTTGGCTTGAGTCTCGCCGCCTTCGGCGCCATACCCCCGGTGGTTGCCGCCATCGCCATGGCGATGAGTTCGCTCACCGTCGTGGCCAACGCCTCACGATTGACCTCATCCCTTGGCGCAGAAGATTTTGCGCCTTCCAATTAG
- a CDS encoding glycine C-acetyltransferase has product MSQAFQTHLKQQIESLHEEGLYKHERELMSPQQARIRVESGEVINFCANNYLGLANDAALIEAAKRGLDEQGFGMASVRFICGTHEEHRHLEKRLAEFLGMDDAILYSSCFDANGGLFETLFGAEDAIISDALNHASIIDGIRLCKAKRYRYANNDMEELEERLKEADAAGARFKLIATDGVFSMDGVIANLKDICDLAERHDAMVMIDDCHATGFLGDGGRGTHEYHDVMDRVDIITTTLGKALGGASGGVTAARGAIAEWLRQRSRPYLFSNALAPPIVAASLEVLDLVEQGGDLRRQLWDNVAHFRDGMTKAGFQLAGADHPIIPVMLGDARLAGKFADRLLEEGIYVIGFSFPVVPKGQARIRTQMSAAHTPEQIDTAIEAFTRIGRELEVIS; this is encoded by the coding sequence ATGTCTCAGGCGTTTCAGACGCATCTCAAGCAGCAGATCGAGAGCCTTCATGAGGAAGGCCTCTACAAGCACGAGCGGGAATTGATGTCGCCTCAGCAGGCAAGGATCCGCGTCGAGAGCGGCGAGGTCATCAATTTCTGTGCCAACAACTACCTGGGTCTGGCAAACGACGCGGCGCTGATCGAAGCCGCCAAGCGTGGCCTGGACGAGCAGGGCTTCGGCATGGCCTCGGTGCGCTTCATCTGCGGTACTCATGAGGAGCATCGTCATCTGGAAAAGCGTCTCGCCGAGTTCCTGGGCATGGACGACGCCATCCTCTACTCCTCCTGCTTCGATGCCAACGGCGGGCTGTTCGAGACCCTGTTCGGCGCGGAGGACGCGATCATTTCCGACGCCCTGAACCACGCCTCGATCATCGACGGCATCCGGCTGTGCAAGGCCAAGCGCTACCGCTACGCCAACAACGACATGGAGGAACTGGAAGAACGGCTCAAGGAAGCGGACGCCGCCGGGGCGCGCTTCAAGCTGATCGCCACCGACGGCGTCTTCTCCATGGACGGGGTGATCGCCAACCTCAAGGACATCTGCGATCTCGCGGAGCGTCATGATGCGATGGTGATGATCGACGACTGTCACGCCACCGGCTTCCTGGGGGACGGCGGCCGCGGCACTCACGAATATCACGACGTGATGGATCGGGTGGATATCATCACCACCACCCTGGGCAAGGCGCTGGGCGGCGCTTCCGGCGGGGTGACCGCGGCCCGAGGCGCCATCGCCGAATGGCTGCGTCAGCGCTCCCGCCCCTATCTGTTCTCCAACGCCCTGGCGCCGCCCATCGTCGCCGCGAGCCTCGAGGTACTCGACCTGGTCGAGCAGGGAGGTGATCTGCGCAGGCAGCTTTGGGACAACGTCGCCCACTTTCGGGACGGCATGACGAAGGCAGGTTTTCAGCTTGCCGGCGCGGATCATCCGATCATTCCGGTGATGCTCGGCGACGCGCGACTGGCGGGGAAATTCGCCGATCGACTGCTGGAGGAAGGCATCTACGTGATCGGCTTTTCCTTCCCGGTGGTGCCCAAGGGCCAGGCGCGCATTCGTACCCAGATGTCCGCCGCTCATACACCGGAGCAGATCGATACCGCCATCGAAGCGTTTACTCGTATTGGCCGTGAACTCGAGGTGATTTCATGA
- a CDS encoding c-type cytochrome, whose product MNDDNSPRMKRSAKRRFAYAGVGAVVLFAVGALVADYNLLPFITGPETRPSQAEENARIALEARKELAAQRAAWQNDPKAEAPRPPTGPEGYFQPPQEHEIPDDEFGEAVRRGREIFFNSGTNARQFVGNELACANCHLDGGRKEHSAPMWAAINNYPAYRGKNKMINTMEDRINGCFTYSMNAPDSSSGGPPPPGHQVYKDLQSYFYWLGDGAPINEDMPGRGFPTPDETDLGYDWQRGEKVFTENCAVCHGLDGQGQKDLNGRYIFPALWGPNSFNWGAGMHRVNTAAGFIKANMPLGKPYSLSDQEAWDVAAYINSFPRPADPRQADGKMSVEEAKDKYHQHMDYYGETIHGITLGEGATPERWERFVKSQQAAGMSAMNQP is encoded by the coding sequence ATGAATGACGACAACTCGCCACGGATGAAACGCTCTGCCAAGCGGCGTTTCGCCTACGCCGGCGTAGGCGCGGTGGTCTTGTTTGCCGTGGGTGCCCTGGTGGCGGATTACAATCTGCTGCCCTTCATCACCGGTCCGGAAACTCGGCCAAGCCAGGCAGAGGAAAACGCCCGGATCGCCCTGGAGGCGCGCAAGGAATTGGCGGCGCAGCGTGCCGCCTGGCAGAACGACCCCAAGGCCGAGGCACCCAGACCGCCGACGGGGCCGGAAGGCTATTTTCAGCCGCCTCAAGAGCACGAAATCCCGGATGACGAATTTGGCGAGGCGGTGCGTCGTGGCCGCGAGATTTTCTTCAATTCCGGTACCAACGCCCGGCAGTTCGTCGGCAACGAGCTGGCCTGCGCCAACTGCCACCTGGATGGCGGCCGCAAGGAGCATTCCGCGCCGATGTGGGCGGCCATCAACAACTATCCGGCCTATCGCGGCAAGAACAAGATGATCAATACCATGGAGGACCGTATCAACGGTTGCTTTACCTATTCCATGAATGCCCCTGATTCCTCCAGCGGCGGCCCGCCCCCGCCAGGACATCAGGTCTACAAGGATCTGCAGAGCTATTTCTACTGGCTGGGGGACGGCGCACCAATCAATGAAGACATGCCGGGCCGTGGCTTTCCGACCCCGGACGAGACCGATCTCGGCTACGACTGGCAGCGGGGCGAGAAGGTATTCACGGAAAACTGCGCGGTCTGTCACGGCCTCGATGGCCAGGGCCAGAAGGATCTCAACGGTCGCTATATCTTCCCGGCTCTCTGGGGGCCGAACTCCTTCAACTGGGGTGCCGGCATGCACCGGGTCAATACCGCCGCGGGCTTCATCAAGGCCAACATGCCCCTGGGCAAGCCCTATAGCCTGAGCGATCAGGAAGCCTGGGACGTGGCCGCCTACATCAACAGCTTCCCGCGCCCGGCGGACCCCCGCCAGGCGGACGGCAAGATGAGCGTCGAGGAAGCCAAGGACAAGTATCACCAGCACATGGACTATTACGGCGAGACGATCCACGGCATCACTCTGGGAGAAGGCGCCACGCCGGAGCGCTGGGAGCGCTTCGTCAAGTCCCAACAGGCCGCCGGCATGTCCGCCATGAATCAACCTTAG
- a CDS encoding cbb3-type cytochrome c oxidase subunit II — MNRVLPLIVIALALLAFATLFLVAGPAMQIRTIDAPGELEPYTQAEQRGRSQYVGLGCVYCHSQQPRSPEQAPDVLRGWGRPSTPADYVYDEPHLLGTMRTGPDILNVGARLPSRGWQLTHLYQPRAIVPESIMPAYPFLFEAKDRAAADDVVVPVPARFRPEGKVIVAKQEALDLADYLLSLDRTYPAEKVELRDNGFVTKEGS; from the coding sequence ATGAATCGCGTCCTACCTCTTATCGTCATCGCCTTGGCACTGCTGGCCTTTGCCACTCTGTTTCTGGTGGCGGGCCCGGCGATGCAGATTCGCACCATCGACGCCCCGGGGGAGCTCGAGCCCTACACCCAGGCGGAGCAGCGCGGGCGCAGTCAATACGTCGGTCTGGGCTGCGTCTATTGCCATTCCCAGCAGCCTCGCTCTCCGGAACAGGCGCCGGATGTATTGCGCGGCTGGGGCCGCCCCTCCACCCCGGCAGATTATGTTTACGACGAGCCCCACCTGCTCGGCACCATGCGTACCGGACCGGATATTCTCAACGTCGGTGCGCGCCTGCCCTCCCGGGGCTGGCAGTTGACCCATCTCTATCAGCCCCGGGCGATCGTGCCGGAAAGCATCATGCCCGCCTATCCCTTCCTGTTCGAAGCCAAGGACCGGGCGGCGGCGGATGACGTGGTGGTGCCGGTACCGGCGCGATTTCGCCCGGAAGGCAAGGTGATCGTCGCCAAGCAGGAAGCGCTGGATCTGGCGGATTATCTGTTGAGTCTGGATCGCACCTACCCGGCGGAGAAAGTCGAGCTCAGGGACAACGGCTTCGTGACCAAGGAGGGTTCATGA
- a CDS encoding c-type cytochrome, translating into MSDTKHSSPKKSRIASISGTASQDFEPYEAQNPIPWPIIAIALALTVWGIITLVTTSQMADSKPEVAQGPTGADEPLSSTMEPAAQDGRQLFVTHCSTCHQNNGAGIANAIPPLRQSRYVLANAEVPINILLFGIQGEIEVAGNTYRGRMPTFGRDLEDDQIAAILSYVRESWGNQAPAIEAQTVAEQRQRFAERTGPWEGGAALAETFGIPASTRSSTRTATNEEDG; encoded by the coding sequence ATGAGCGACACGAAACACTCTTCGCCCAAGAAATCCCGGATCGCCTCCATTTCGGGAACCGCCAGCCAGGACTTCGAACCCTACGAGGCGCAGAACCCCATTCCCTGGCCGATAATTGCCATTGCCTTGGCCCTGACGGTATGGGGCATTATCACCCTGGTGACCACCAGCCAGATGGCGGATTCGAAACCCGAGGTAGCCCAGGGCCCCACCGGCGCGGACGAACCCTTGTCGTCGACAATGGAACCCGCCGCTCAGGATGGCCGACAGCTGTTCGTCACCCACTGCTCCACCTGTCATCAGAACAACGGCGCCGGCATCGCCAACGCGATTCCACCGCTGAGACAGTCGCGCTATGTGCTGGCGAATGCGGAAGTGCCGATCAACATTCTACTGTTCGGTATCCAGGGGGAAATCGAAGTGGCTGGCAACACCTATCGCGGACGCATGCCCACCTTCGGACGCGATCTGGAAGATGATCAGATCGCAGCGATCTTGAGCTACGTGCGCGAAAGCTGGGGCAATCAGGCTCCTGCTATCGAGGCGCAGACCGTCGCCGAGCAGCGCCAGCGCTTCGCCGAGCGTACCGGCCCCTGGGAGGGCGGTGCGGCCCTTGCGGAGACCTTCGGCATTCCCGCCTCGACCCGCTCCAGCACCCGCACCGCCACCAACGAGGAGGACGGTTAA
- a CDS encoding cbb3-type cytochrome c oxidase subunit I, producing the protein MTLTIGTLLAFSFAASLLAVAALIWAISTRQFNVTQEDAKTIFEEGDEGRLDDPTAKRSATASTEEDSRMTPAWRRLLLTMFVTAVLWLVFGSVFGVIASLKMHLPDWLTGSAPMTFGRMRTMHLNSVIYGFLSVGGIGAAMWLVPTIFKTSLERVELAMGGAILWNICVAAGVTAIAFGWTDGLEWLEIPWQIDIGLAIAGALMAASLLYTAAARNVHHIYVTGWYYMAALLWFPALFLLANLPGVHAGAQQATTNWWFAHNVLGLWLTPLGLGAAYYFIPKIIGKPIYSYRLSLLGFWALALFYSQVGMHHLIGGPIPTWVVSLSVVQSVMMVVSVLAVAINQHTLSLGNLWAWRESLPLRFIALGAIMYTLASLQGSLEAVRAFNTIVHFTHYTVGHAHLGAYAFVAWVLFGAIYYLLPRLTGRPWPSRAMIALHFWLVAAGFTVYFVSLTLGGWLQGMAMLDPTRDFIESMQLTIPYLTGRSIGGSLMTLGHLVFAYNVFALLLGKREDSRAGSASNVASTQTGA; encoded by the coding sequence ATGACACTCACCATCGGCACGCTCCTGGCATTCAGCTTCGCCGCCTCGCTGCTGGCGGTCGCCGCCTTGATCTGGGCGATTTCCACTCGTCAGTTCAACGTCACCCAGGAAGACGCCAAGACCATCTTCGAGGAAGGCGACGAGGGCCGACTGGATGACCCTACCGCCAAGCGCAGCGCCACTGCCTCCACGGAAGAAGACTCGCGCATGACGCCGGCCTGGCGCCGGCTGCTGTTGACCATGTTCGTCACCGCCGTGCTGTGGCTGGTGTTCGGCTCGGTCTTCGGCGTCATCGCCTCCCTGAAGATGCATCTCCCGGACTGGCTGACCGGAAGCGCTCCTATGACCTTCGGGCGCATGCGCACCATGCACCTGAATTCGGTGATCTACGGCTTTCTCTCCGTGGGCGGCATCGGCGCCGCCATGTGGCTGGTGCCGACCATCTTCAAGACCTCGCTCGAGCGCGTCGAGCTGGCCATGGGCGGCGCCATCCTGTGGAATATCTGCGTCGCTGCGGGGGTGACCGCCATCGCCTTCGGCTGGACCGACGGCCTGGAATGGCTGGAAATCCCCTGGCAGATCGATATCGGCCTGGCCATCGCCGGCGCCCTGATGGCCGCCTCGCTCCTGTACACCGCCGCGGCGCGAAACGTGCACCATATCTACGTGACCGGCTGGTACTACATGGCGGCGCTCTTGTGGTTTCCGGCGCTGTTTCTTCTCGCCAACCTTCCCGGAGTGCACGCCGGCGCCCAGCAGGCCACCACCAACTGGTGGTTCGCCCATAACGTGCTGGGGCTGTGGCTGACGCCGCTGGGCCTGGGGGCGGCCTACTATTTCATTCCCAAGATCATCGGCAAGCCGATCTACTCCTATCGGCTGTCGCTGCTGGGTTTCTGGGCCCTTGCGTTGTTCTACAGCCAGGTGGGCATGCACCATCTGATCGGCGGCCCGATTCCTACCTGGGTCGTGTCCCTTTCCGTGGTGCAGTCGGTGATGATGGTGGTGTCGGTGCTCGCCGTGGCCATCAACCAGCACACCCTGAGCCTCGGCAATCTATGGGCCTGGCGCGAAAGCCTGCCGCTGCGTTTCATCGCCCTCGGCGCCATCATGTACACCCTGGCCTCTTTGCAGGGTTCCCTGGAGGCGGTGCGGGCCTTCAATACCATCGTGCATTTCACCCATTACACCGTTGGCCACGCTCATCTGGGCGCCTATGCCTTCGTCGCCTGGGTACTGTTCGGCGCCATCTACTACCTGCTGCCGCGCCTTACCGGTCGTCCCTGGCCGTCCCGGGCCATGATCGCCCTGCACTTCTGGCTGGTAGCCGCGGGCTTCACGGTGTATTTCGTCTCCCTGACCCTGGGCGGCTGGCTGCAGGGCATGGCGATGCTCGACCCGACCCGGGATTTCATCGAAAGCATGCAGCTGACGATTCCCTATCTGACCGGGCGCTCCATCGGCGGCAGTCTGATGACCCTGGGCCATCTGGTCTTCGCCTATAACGTCTTCGCACTGCTGCTCGGCAAGCGCGAGGATTCGCGAGCGGGTTCCGCATCCAACGTCGCCTCGACACAGACAGGAGCCTGA
- the tdh gene encoding L-threonine 3-dehydrogenase — MKALAKLKSEPGIWMTDVPVPEVGHNDVLIKIHRTSICGTDIHIYQWDEWSQKTVPVPMVTGHEYSGEIVELGQEVRGFEIGDRVSGEGHITCGHCRNCRAGRRHLCRNTVGVGVNRPGAFAEYMTLPAYNLFKLPDEVSDDLAAIFDPFGNAVHTALAFDLVGEDVLITGAGPIGIMAAAVARHIGARHVVITDINDYRLDMAKTLGATRTVNVSRENLQDVMADLHMSEGFDVVLEMSGVPAAINQMLDVINHGGKIAMLGIPPGEMTIDWSKVIFKGLTVKGIYGREMFETWYKMASLIQSGLDLTPLITHRFPIDDFEKGFEVMGSGKSGKVVLEWS, encoded by the coding sequence ATGAAAGCCCTTGCCAAGCTCAAGTCGGAACCCGGTATCTGGATGACCGACGTGCCGGTGCCGGAAGTCGGCCATAACGACGTGCTGATCAAGATTCATCGCACCTCGATCTGCGGTACCGATATCCATATCTATCAGTGGGACGAGTGGTCTCAAAAGACCGTGCCGGTGCCCATGGTGACCGGCCACGAATATTCCGGGGAAATCGTCGAGCTGGGCCAGGAAGTGCGCGGCTTCGAGATCGGCGACCGGGTTTCCGGGGAGGGCCACATAACCTGCGGCCACTGTCGCAACTGCCGGGCGGGACGGCGCCACCTGTGCCGCAACACCGTCGGCGTGGGGGTCAATCGTCCCGGCGCCTTCGCCGAGTACATGACGCTGCCTGCCTACAACCTGTTCAAGCTGCCGGATGAAGTTTCCGACGACCTGGCGGCCATCTTCGATCCCTTCGGCAACGCGGTGCACACGGCGCTCGCCTTCGATCTGGTGGGCGAGGATGTGCTGATCACCGGCGCCGGTCCCATCGGCATCATGGCAGCGGCGGTGGCCCGGCATATCGGCGCCCGCCACGTGGTGATCACGGATATCAACGACTACCGCCTGGACATGGCGAAGACACTGGGCGCCACCCGTACCGTCAACGTGTCCCGGGAAAACCTCCAGGACGTCATGGCGGACCTGCACATGAGCGAAGGCTTCGACGTGGTGCTGGAAATGTCCGGGGTGCCCGCGGCGATCAACCAGATGCTCGACGTGATCAACCACGGCGGCAAGATCGCCATGCTCGGCATTCCTCCGGGAGAGATGACCATCGACTGGAGCAAGGTGATCTTCAAGGGTCTGACCGTCAAAGGCATCTACGGTCGGGAAATGTTCGAAACCTGGTACAAGATGGCAAGCCTCATTCAGTCCGGTCTGGACTTGACGCCGCTTATCACCCACCGCTTCCCTATCGACGATTTCGAGAAAGGTTTCGAGGTGATGGGGTCCGGCAAATCCGGCAAGGTAGTGCTGGAGTGGAGTTGA
- a CDS encoding c-type cytochrome, with protein MRFLQTLYRLAGVTALLLAGGWLASSIQAQDTNPSERVADENPATQASSDEPPLAALYYARQALQADVKSVETLIGKDSDDSWACASCHGDQGQGAENVPRLAGLPAGYLVKQLHDYAKGRRLNHNMRYVVQGLTDQQMAALGRYYAEMDAPSSARPSLSGDLERGRELALQGDWSLDVPACYSCHGSSGWGVGQAFPALAGQHPSYTYNQLANWKNGSRANSPIKLMHSVAMALSVNDMRAVADYLASLPAPPGQQLRLETPAPGQLPAVGWTTSSQQGSANHE; from the coding sequence ATGCGGTTTCTTCAGACTCTCTATCGGCTCGCCGGCGTCACGGCGCTACTGCTTGCCGGCGGCTGGCTGGCTTCCTCGATCCAGGCGCAGGACACGAACCCAAGCGAGCGCGTCGCTGACGAGAACCCGGCGACTCAGGCAAGCTCCGATGAACCGCCCCTGGCCGCCCTTTACTACGCCCGCCAGGCCCTGCAGGCAGATGTAAAGAGCGTCGAGACACTGATCGGCAAGGACAGCGACGACAGCTGGGCCTGCGCTTCCTGTCACGGCGATCAAGGCCAGGGCGCCGAGAACGTGCCGCGTCTGGCGGGACTGCCCGCGGGCTATCTCGTCAAGCAGTTGCACGACTACGCCAAGGGACGACGCCTCAACCACAACATGCGCTATGTCGTTCAGGGACTCACGGACCAGCAGATGGCGGCGCTTGGCCGGTATTACGCCGAGATGGACGCTCCCAGCAGCGCCAGGCCGAGTCTCAGCGGCGATCTCGAGCGTGGTCGGGAGCTTGCCCTGCAAGGCGACTGGAGCCTCGACGTGCCGGCCTGCTACAGCTGCCACGGTTCTTCCGGCTGGGGCGTCGGCCAGGCCTTTCCAGCGCTCGCGGGACAGCATCCCAGCTATACCTACAACCAGCTCGCCAACTGGAAGAACGGCAGTCGGGCCAATTCACCGATCAAGCTGATGCACAGCGTCGCCATGGCGCTTTCCGTGAACGACATGCGCGCCGTGGCGGACTATCTGGCCTCGCTACCCGCGCCTCCCGGCCAGCAGCTACGGCTCGAAACCCCGGCTCCCGGCCAACTTCCTGCCGTCGGATGGACTACCTCCAGTCAACAAGGGAGCGCCAATCATGAATGA